Below is a window of Streptomyces sp. NBC_00223 DNA.
CGGGCAGTCCCGTCCGGCGGCGGCCGCGACCCCGGCTGCCAGCGGCGCTGGAACCGGTTACTGGCACACCAGCGGCCGTGACATCCTGGACTCGAACAACCAGGCCGTCCGCATCGCCGGAGTCAACTGGTTCGGCTTCGAGACGTCGAACGAGGCCCCGCACGGCCTCTGGTCGCGCGACTACAAGTCGATGATCGACCAGATGAAGACGCTCGGGTACAACACCATCCGGCTTCCGTACAGCGACGACATCTTCAAGTCGGGCGCCACGGCGAACAGCATCACGTTCTACAACATGAACCAGGACCTTCAGGGCCTCAGCCCCCTCCAGGTCATGGACAAGATCGTCAACTACGCCGGGTCCGTCGGCCTGCGGGTCATCCTCGACCGGCACCGCCCGGACTCCAGCGGCCAGTCCGCGCTGTGGTACACGTCCTCCGTGCCGGAGACCACCTGGCTGACCAACCTCAAGGCGCTGGCCACCCGTTACCAGGGCAACACCGCGGTCGTCGGCATCGACCTGCACAACGAGCCGCACGACCCGGCCTGCTGGGGCTGCGGCGACACCACGATCGACTGGCGGCTGGCGGCCCAGCGGGCCGGCAACGCGATCCTGGGCATCAACCCGAACCTGCTGATCTTCGTCGAGGGCATCCAGACCGTCAACGGCGTCTCCGGCTGGTGGGGCGGCAACCTGATGGGCGTGGCCCAGTACCCGGTCCAGCTCAGCGTCGCCAACCGGGTCGTCTACTCGGCCCACGACTACGCCACGTCGGTCTCCCAGCAGACCTGGTTCACCGACCCCACCTTCCCGTCGAACATGCCGGCCGTGTGGGACAAGTACTGGGGCTACATCTTCAAGCAGAACATCGCCCCGGTGTGGGTCGGTGAGTTCGGCACCACCCTCCAGGCCACCACCGACCAGCAGTGGCTCAAGGCGCTGGTGAGCTACCTGCTGCCGACCTCCACCAACGGCGGCGACAGCTTCAGCTGGACCTTCTGGTCGTGGAACCCCGACTCCGGTGACACCGGCGGCATCCTGAAGGACGACTGGCAGAGCGTCGACACCGTCAAGGACGGCTACCTGGCCTCCATCAAGGCACCCACCTTCGGCGGCACCGGCTCGACCGGCGGCACCTCCGCGGGCACGACCTCCGGCACCTCCGCGGGCACCTCGGCGGGTACGACCGGCGGCACCTCAGCGGGCACCACGTCCGGTACGACCTCCGGCTCGTCCTCCGGCACCACGGCGGGCACCACGTCCGGTTCGTCCTCCGGCACCACGGCGGGCACCACGTCCGGCTCGTCCTCCGGTACGACCTCCGGCACGTCGGCGGGCACCACCGCCGGTACGACCGGCGGCTCGACCAGCGGCAGCACCGGCGGCACCGGAAGCAAGGGCTGCACCGCCTCCCTGCACATCGACAACCAGTGGGACGCCGGCTTCACGGCCACCGTCACCGTCACCGCCGGTTCCGCCGCCATCAACGGGTGGACCGTCGGGTGGACCTGGCCCGGCAGCCAGCAGGAGACCAGCGGCTGGAACGCGGACATCAAGCAGACCGGCACCTCGGTGACCGCGAAGAACCTGTCCTACAACGGCGCTCTGTCCGCGGCCGGCTCGACCAGCTTCGGCTTCCAGGGCACTGCCTCCGGATCGTTCACGTCGCCCGCACTGACCTGCACCTCTTCCTGACGCACTGAAGCACTGACGCACCACCACTTCCCCAACGGTTCCAGGCCGGCGGGTCCCCTTCGGGGGGCCCGCCGGTTCCCGTTTTCGGGTCCGTCCGCCTCCCGCGTCCGTTTCGCGGGGACGGGCACGGGCCGATCCGCCGACGCGCGACCGTAGCGCCGTACGAAGTCCGCTCGCGCGTGTGCACTGAGCGTCAAGAACTCTGTGAACTCCTCGCCAAAGACGCTGCCGGGACCGCTTCGGCACGCTTTCACCATGCTCGCAACCGCCGCATGGGCCCGGGGGGACGCATGAGAAGGAACTCCCGGGACCGCTGTCCGCCGCCGTGGCCGTACCGGCGCCGCCGACCGTCCTGAACCTTCCGGCCGGGTACCACCCGCCGCGCGCCCGCCGGGGCGCCGCCCGTATCGGTCGACGGCGCCCCCGCGGACCGACCGACACCCTTTTCCCCGCGGATCACCGCGTACCGCCATGTCCGCATGCCCTCAGGAGAGACCACCATGGCGCTCACCGCTGCCCCCATGTCCCCACATGCCCGGACCTGGCCCGACGAAGAGCTCGTCGGAGCCGCGCGGAACGGCGATCCGCGCGCGCTGGCCGCCGTGGCCGAGGCCGCGTACCCCCGGGTGCGGCGGGTCGCGGGCGCGTGGTGCGCCACGCCGGAGGACGCCGAGGACGTCACCCAGGAGACGCTGATGATCCTGTGCCGGAGCATCGGGACGCTGCGCGGCACCGGCGCGCTGGACTCCTGGCTGCTGCGGGTCGCGCGGCGGGAGAGCCTGCGGCACCGGCGTGGCACCGACCGGCACACGGGAGGGGACGACGAAGGCCGGGCCGCCCCCGCTCCCTCGGTGGAGGACGCGGTGCTGCGGCGCCTTGAGGTCGAGCAGGTCGCCGGGGCGATGGGCCGGCTTCCGCGCGACCAGCTCCAGGTGCTGATCATGCGGGACCTGTACGGCAGGCCCGGCCGGGACGTGGCCGGGGCGCTCGGGCTGAGCGAGGCCGCGATGAAGTCCC
It encodes the following:
- a CDS encoding cellulase family glycosylhydrolase is translated as MSRLRVILAAAIAAALLVALSLAGQSRPAAAATPAASGAGTGYWHTSGRDILDSNNQAVRIAGVNWFGFETSNEAPHGLWSRDYKSMIDQMKTLGYNTIRLPYSDDIFKSGATANSITFYNMNQDLQGLSPLQVMDKIVNYAGSVGLRVILDRHRPDSSGQSALWYTSSVPETTWLTNLKALATRYQGNTAVVGIDLHNEPHDPACWGCGDTTIDWRLAAQRAGNAILGINPNLLIFVEGIQTVNGVSGWWGGNLMGVAQYPVQLSVANRVVYSAHDYATSVSQQTWFTDPTFPSNMPAVWDKYWGYIFKQNIAPVWVGEFGTTLQATTDQQWLKALVSYLLPTSTNGGDSFSWTFWSWNPDSGDTGGILKDDWQSVDTVKDGYLASIKAPTFGGTGSTGGTSAGTTSGTSAGTSAGTTGGTSAGTTSGTTSGSSSGTTAGTTSGSSSGTTAGTTSGSSSGTTSGTSAGTTAGTTGGSTSGSTGGTGSKGCTASLHIDNQWDAGFTATVTVTAGSAAINGWTVGWTWPGSQQETSGWNADIKQTGTSVTAKNLSYNGALSAAGSTSFGFQGTASGSFTSPALTCTSS